GCGGCGCACCAGACCGTGCTGAGCTCGGGCGCGACCAAGCGCGTCGGCCCCTTCGCGGTGCCCAAGGCGATGTGCTCGACGATCTCGGCGAACCTGTCGACCGCGTTCAAGATCAAGGGCATCAACTACTCGATCACCTCGGCCTGCTCGACCTCGCTGCACTGCATCGGGAACGCCGCAGAGCAGATCATGATGGGCAAGCAGGACGTGATGTTCGCCGGCGGCGGCGAGGAACTCGACTGGACGCTCTCCTGCCTCTTCGACGCCATGGGCGCGATGAGCTCGAAGTACAACGACACGCCGACCAAGGCCTCGCGTGCCTTCGACGCGGGCCGCGACGGCTTCGTGATCTCGGCGGGCGGCGGCATCGTCGTCCTCGAAGAACTCGAGCACGCCAAGGCGCGCGGCGCGAAGATCTACGCGGAAGTGACCGGCTATGCCGCCACCTCCGACGGCCATGACATGGTCGCCCCCTCGGGTGAAGGCGGCGAGCGGGCCATGCGCCTCGCGCTCTCGACCCTGCCCGAGCACCGCAAGGTCGGCTACATCAACGCCCACGGCACCTCGACCCCGGTCGGCGACGTCGGCGAGATCGAGGCGGTACGCCGCGTCTTCGGCGCCGGCAGCACGCCGCTGGTCTCCTCGACCAAGTCGATGACCGGCCACAGCCAGGGCGCCACCGGCGCGCAGGAAGCGATCTACTGTCTGCTGATGTTGCAGAACGACTTCATCGCACCCTCGATCAACGTCGAGACACTGGACCCGGCGCTGAAACCCGAAGAGATTGCCACCAGCCTCATCGAGAACGCGGGGCTCGACACGGTAATGACCAACTCCTTCGGCTTCGGCGGCACCAACGGTTCGATGCTGCTGAGCAAATATCAAGAATAACAGGCGAGAGACGGACATGGGCGAGCTTCTCAAGGGCAAGCGCGGGCTGATCATGGGGGTGGCGAACGACCGCTCCATCGCATGGGGCATCGCCAAGGCACTGCACGAGGCGGGGGCGGAGCTTGCCTTCACCTACCAGGGCGAGGCCTTCGGCAAGCGGCTCCAGCCGCTGGCGCAGAGCATCGGCGCGGATTTCATGGTCGATGTGGACGTCACCGACGACGCCTCGCTCGACGCCGCCTTCGAGCAGCTCGGCGCGCGCTGGCCGACCATCGACTTCGTGGTCCACGCCATCGCTTTCTCGGACAAGTCCGAGCTGACCGGCCGGTTCCTCAACACCAGCCGCGCCAACTTCAAGAACTCGATGGACATCTCGTGCTACTCGTTCATCGAGGTGGCGCGCCGCGCCTACCCGCTGATGTCCGAGAACGGCGGCACGTTGCTGACGCTGACCTACGACGGCTCGGTCAAGGTGGTGCCGAACTACAACGTGATGGGCGTGGCCAAGGCGGCGCTGGAATCCGCGACCCGCTACCTCGCCAACGACCTCGGCCCGGACGGCATCCGCGTCAACGCGATCTCGCCCGGCCCGATGAAGACCCTTGCGGGCGCGGCGATCGGCGGCGCGCGCAAGACCTACAAGTTCACCGAGCAGAATACCCCGCTGCGCAGCAACGCGACGCTCGAGGCCGTGGGCGGCACCGCCGTCTACCTCGTCTCGGACGCGGGTGCCTGCACCACGGGCGAGATCCTGCACGTGGACGGCGGCTTCCACATCCTCGGCATGCCGCAGGCCGAATTCATCTGAGGGCCCTGCCCCTCCGGAAACGCGAAAGCCCGGCCAATGGCCGGGCTTTCTGCTGTTTGGGGCAGGACGGCACCCGCCCTACTTCATCGAGCCGGTCTCGACGTAGCGCTGGTGCCAGCTCAGCGACTCGTCCAGCAGCGTCGGGGCGTGCTTGCCGAAGGAGCCCTGCAGCGCCCGCGCGTAGTAGTCGCGCAGCATCGGCTTGAAGTCCGGGTGCGCGCAGTTCTCGATGATCACGCCGGCGCGCTGGCGCGGCGCGAGACCGCGCAGGTCGGCCAGGCCGTGCTCGGTGACGATCACCTGCACGTCCTGCGAGATGTGGTCGACATGCGCCACCTGCGGCACGATGGCCGAGATCTTGCCGCCCTTGGCGGTCGAGGGCGTCATGAAGATCGACAGGTACGCGTTGCGCGCGAAGTCGCCCGAGCCGCCGATACCGTTCTGGATGCGCGAGCCCATCACGTGGGTCGAGTTCACGTTGCCGTAGATGTCCGCCTCGATCAGCCCGTTCATCGCAATGCAGCCAAGGCGGCGCACCAGCTCGGGGTGGTTCGAGATCTCCTGCGGGCGCAGGATCAGCTTGTCGCGGTAGCGCAGCGCGTCGCGGTTGAACCGCTCGGCCGCCGCCGGGCTGAGCGAGAAGGCCGTGGCCGAGGCCATGCGCAGCTTGCCCGCGTCCAGAAGGTCCAGCATCCCGTCCTGCACCACCTCGGTGAAGGCGGTCATGTCATGGTAGGGCGAGTCCATCAGGCCCGAGAGCACCGCGTTGGTGACGTTGCCGACGCCCGACTGCAGCGGCAGCAGGTTGGCCGGAAGGCGGCCCCGCGCGACCTCGTGGCCGAGAAACTCCAGCAGGTGCCCGGCGATGGCCTGCGCCACGGCATCGGGCTCGGCGAAGGGCAGGTTGCGGTCCGGCGCCTCGGTCTCGACCACGGCGACGACCTTGGAGGGATCGATGCGGAAATGCGTCTGGCCGATGCGGTCATCGGGGCGCACCAGCGGGATCGGCACGCGGTTCGGCGGCAGCGCCGTGCCGTAGTAGATGTCGTGCATCCCGTCGAGCGCGTGGCTCTGCCAGTGGTTGACCTCGAGGATCACCTTCTCGGCCTGGTCGAGCCATGTCTTGTTGTTGCCGATCGAGGTCGAGGGGATGAGGTCGCCCTCCGGCGTGATGCCCGAGACCTCGACCACCGCCATGTCGAGCTTGCCGAGGAAGCCCTCCCAGACCACCGGCGCGACCTGGCTGAGATGCATGTCGACGTAGTTCATCTGGCCCGAGTTGATCTGCTCGCGCGCGATGGGATCGGAGTTGTACGGCAGGCGGAACTCGATGCCGTTCGCCTTGGCCAGCGCGCCGTCGAGCTCGGGCCCGGTCGAGGCGCCGGTGAACACCTTCACCCGGAACGGATCACCCGCCGCATGCGCCGCCTCGATCTGCGCCGCCAGCGCGACGGGCACCGACTTCGGGTAGCCCGAGCCGGTGAAGCCGCTCATGCCGATGGTCATGCCGTCGTGGATCAGCGTGGCGGCATCCTCGGCGCTCATGGCTTTCGAGCGAAGGTCGGGAAAGGCGATACGGGCGTGGGTGTTCAAGGGAGTCCTCCATTGGCTCGCGCGGCGCGCTGCTCTGGCGGAGAAATATCCCGCACCGCCGGGCCGCGGCGTACTTGGGGTCATCTACGCGGGACTCGGCCGCCGCGGCCAGACGGAGATCCGCCCCGCAGGGCGGGTATGCATCCTATGCATAACTAAGGCCTTCAGTTACGCACCTGCAGCATAGCTCGCACTCATATCGATTCCAGTCGCTTGTGCAATGGGCAGCCTGCCGCGCGCGGCAAATCTTCCGTCTGGCACGCTGCACTGCGGCTTGACAGCCCGCCCCGTCCACCCGCCAGATTGTCCGGACTTATGCTGTAAAGGGGCCAGGAATGGACATGCTCACCCGCTACGCCGCGCTAGGATTCGGCGCGGGAACGATCGGATTCGGCCGCCGCTGCGGCATCGTCGTCGTCGATTTCCAGCGCAGCCTGACCGACCCGTCCTTCCCGATGGGCGGCGGCGCCCGCATCGACGCGGCGGTCGAGGCGACGACCCGGCTACTCGCCCCGGCCCGCGCGGCCGGGCTGCCGGTCGCCAGCTGCGTCACCGGCTACAGCTCGGCCCGCGACGCGCTGCGCTGGAAGATTACCGACGTCGAAAACTGGATCCTCGGCACGCCCGGCTGCGAGCTCGACCCGCGCATCTCCGACCCCGGCTACGACACGCATGTCATCAAGCGCGCGCCCTCGATCTTCTTCCAGACCGGCGTCTCGAGTTTCTTCACGCAGGAGGGCGTCGACACGGTGATCGTCACCGGCTGCGCCACCTCTGGCTGCATCCGCGCCTCGGTGATCGACGCCTTCTCGCACGGGTTCCGGGTGATCCTGCCCGAGGAATGCTGCGGCGACCACGACGCGCAGACCCACGCCGCCAACCTCGGCGACATGGGGCGGCGCTATGCCGACGTGCTGCCGCTGGCCGAGGTGCTGGCCCATCTCGAGGCCCTGCCGCAGGCCACCGTCCCGGCCTGATCCCAGCTAGTGCCCGCCGGAGAAGACCAGCGTCTGCACCGGCATGAAGAGCATGCGCAGCCGCAGCCCGGCCGCGTGCACAACGCCGATCGTGTCGACCACGTGCAGGAAGACGCGCTTCAGCGTGCCCATCTCCTCGTGCTCGAGCCGGAGGTGGTTGTCGGTGTAGAGCATCACGATGCAGCTGCTGCCGGGCGGCACGTTCGTCGGCTGCCCGGTGTAGAGCGGCTCGAGGTAGACGAGGATGCTGCCCGGCCGCACGTCGTCCTGCGGGTCGACCAGCCGGTCCGAGGGACGCAGCTGCCCCGAGGGGATCACGTCCTGCACCTCGGTCACCAGCATGGGGATGATGTCGAGCGGCTTGCTCATGCAGCCCATCTCGCCGACCATCCCGGGGTGGATCACCTGCGCGGCGATCTGGTTGAACCCCGCCTGAAAGCGCTCGGACCCGGCGCCGGTGGGCACGAAGATGCCCGCGGGCCGCGCCAGCGGGCTGATGAAATCCCCGACCTGCAGCGCCAGCTGCTCGATCCGCCCGTTCACCCCGGCGGAAATCAGCGTCTTGTCGAATTCCGCCCGCGCCAGCGCAAGCTGCGCCCGCGCGCTCTCGAGCTTGGCGGGAAGCACGTCGTCGATCTGCTGCTGCGCCGCTTCCTTCTCGAGCTCCGCCGCCCGCAGCTGCGCCTTGCGCTGGTCGACGATGTTCTCGAAGCGCTGGATTTCCGCCAGCCGCACCGCGCTCGAGCCCTGGTCGCGCAGCGTCTCGTTGCGCGAGAGCTCGTCCTGTGCCTGTGCAAGCGCGGCGCGGGCCTGCGCGATGCCGGCGTCGGCGCGGGCAAGGTCGGTCTGCGCAAGCTTGACCGAAGCCTCGGTCTCCGTCACCAGCGCCAGCGCCGCGTCCACCTGCGCCTCCTGCGAGAGCCCGTCGAGCCGCACCAGCGGATCGCCCGCCGCGACCTCCTGGTTGTTCTTCACGTAGATCTCCGACACCCGCCCGCTGACCTGCGGCAGGATCGTCACCGTGCGGAAGTAGGACGACACCGAGATGCTGGCCGGGTGGTAGTAGAAGAGCACGGTGATCAGCGAGACGGTGAGGAAGATCCAGACCGTCAGCCCCCAGCGCAGCTCGTACCATACCGAGAAGAGCGTCAGCTCGTGCCCGAACCGCTTGCCCTGCCCATAGCGGCGGTAGAGGTAGTCCGGCAGCAGCGAGACCAGCGAGCAGAGGATGGCTTCGAGCATGCTCAGCCCTCCCCGTCACGGTGCTGGAAGGCAACCTCGGGCGCTCCGGCATCCGAGACCTCGGGGATCTCCTCCTCGACCGGCCGACCGGTGAGCTTCGCCAGCGAGCGCGCGATGGATTGCAGCGGCGAGATCACGTCAGGGAACTGGAAGCCCGCGACCAGCACCGCCGCGACCCAGAAGATGTTGTTGTGGGTAAAGAGCGCGATCAGGGCGAGAATGCCGACGATCTGCAGCTGCGGGTGGCTCGACTTGTGCGCCATGCGTTCGGGAATGGAATGCAGCGTCAGGTAGAGGACGCCAATGCCGATGATCAGCACGATTCCGAAAACCGTCATCGCCGTGAACAATACATCACTGCCATCCGCGCCGGCCACGTATCCCGGAATGTGGTCCGGAGCCGATGGGTGGAGCCCTTGTGCCGCCACCGCCAACTCCATGAATTTCAATCAATTGGTCCAAGATAGGCAGATTCGCTTCCGCAGGGTTAGCTTTTTCGTTCCCGGCACCGGCCCGGGCTGTCCCGCCACGGTCGGCGGCCCCCTGCCGAAACCGGCGCGGCACTGGGCGAGGCGCCGTCGCGGGCTACCTCCCCTTCGTGGCACGGCGTGCCTGCCGGTCTCCCGCAGGGACGCCGGGTGATCTGCCCGCCGCGCGTCCCGGACGTCCCGAGTTCCCGGTCCCGCAACGCGCCGACCGGACAGGTTCCAGCGACGACCACCACCCGACTTGACGAACATGTCCCGAGAAAGGGGAGGACCAGATGACACGTTTCCTTGCAATCCTCGCGGTCAGCGGCCTTGCCGCCGGTGCGGCCTTTGCCGAGGCCACGCACGAACAGGCCATGGCGATCAACCGCTACGCGCCGGATGTCGACGTCTCGATGCTGAGCGACGCGCAGGTGGAGGCCGCCTTCGCCGCCGCCAACGGCTCGGATTCCGATGCCGAGAAGCGCTCCCAGATCGAGTTCATCGCGGGCGGCGGCGGCACCGCGCCGACGACGTTCTCGGAGGAGCAGATCGCGCTCATCGAGCAATACGTGACGCCCGACGAGGTCTCGATGATGACCGGCCAGCAGATGGGCGATGCGCTGGCGATCATCAACGGCGAGGACGGCGATGCCGAGAAATCCGCGCGGATCCGGGCGATGATCGGCAACTGACCGCGACGTGTGACCCGCCCCCGTGCCTTCCCGACCCGGGAGGGCACGACCCTCTCTGGCACGTTCGCCACGCGCGCTTTGAACGGGCTTCCGGCGCAGCCGCGCTGCGCTCTCTAGCCGTGGTACCCGCGGCCGGACTCGAACCGGCACGCCATGCGGCTAGGGATTTTAAGTCCCCTGTGTCTACCATTCCACCACGCGGGCCCCTGCCCTGTCTGCCGCATCTTCAGGCGGTTGACCAGAGGCCAGCTTCACTGCGTGGCGCTGATACGCGTCACGTCACCCGCGCGCAGTTCGAGCGCGCCGTCGGGGGAGAAGCCCAGCCCCGTCACCGCGCCGAGCGCCGCCAGCAGCGCCTTGTCCTGCGCGCCGTCCCCGGGGGCGCAGGTCTCGCTCGCGGCGGGCTCGGCCGCGATGTGCAGGAGCCCCTCCTCGAACTCCCAGCTGCCCTCGAGCGTGCCGCAGGCGATCCGCCCCGCGACCGAGCCATCCTCGCCGAAGCTCAGCTCAGGGGCGCTGCCTTCCAGCGCGTGCCCGTCGACGCTCGCGAGGGTCCAGCGCACCTCGGTCACCTGCGTGACGCGGTCCACCCGGCAATTGCTGAAATCCTGCCCGGCGATCCGCACCATCGCCTCGTCGCCGCGGGTCCAGACGTGGGTCTCGGGGTCGTCGACGGAGTCGAACTTCACCCCCGAGGCGGTGCGGGCCCGCGCCATGGGCATCTCGGCGCCGCTGAAATGCAGCGTGCCGCTGTCGCCCTGCAGGGTCAGCGCCAGCTCGGCATCCTCGCAGCCGAGGTCGACATAGACCGGCAACTCCTCAGCCCCGGCCGGGCCGGACGCCACCACGAGCGCCCCGAGAATCCATCGCAACACCATGACAACACTCCTTTCTGCCCGAATGTGCCGGGGCAGCGGCAGCGCGGGCGGGCGGGAGCGGCCCGCGTCAGTCGACCCGCGTCAGTCGGTGATCTCCGCCAGCCCGTCCTCCTTGACCGCCTGCATGGCGACATAGGTCGATGTGGTCGAGACATGCGGCAGCGTCGAAAGCTTTTCGGCCAGAACCCGCCGGTAGCTGCGCATGTCCGCGGTCCTCACCTTCAGAAGATAGTCGAAACTCCCGGCAATCAAATGCACTTGCTCGATCTCGGGGATCGCCGTAACGGCCTTGTTGAACGCATCGAGCGAGCTTTCGCGGGTGTCCGACATGCGCACCTCGACAAAGGCGACATGGTCGAGCCCCAGCTGGATCGGGTCGAGAATGGCGCGGTAGCCACGGATGACGCCGAGATCCTCGAGCCGCCGGAGCCTTGCCTGTGTGGGGCTCTTCGACAGGCCGATGCGCTTGGCGAGCTCGGTGATCGACAGCCGCCCCTCCTCGGCCAGGGTGGTGAGAATCGCACGGTCGAACCTGTCGAAGTCGTCCGTGACGTTTTGCATCGTGACTTCCATCATTTTCGGAGAACCTGCCTTTCAAAAATATCATCTTCGGGAAAAGCGACTTTCAGCGATGGGATATCATAGGGCAAACGTCCGGAGATCACCATGCCTTACGACACCCTGTCCGACCTGCGCGCCGAGATGGATGCCGCAACCTACGCCGACGAGGCCGGGACCATCGCCCGCCTGCGGGCCCTCGCCGACCTGAGCGACGCCGAGCGCGCCGGGATCAATGCCAAGGGTGCCGAGCTCGTCCGCGCCATCCGCGCCAGCGCCAAGCCGGGGCTGATGGAGGTCTTCCTCGCCGAGTACGGCCTCTCGACCGACGAGGGCATCGCGCTGATGTGCCTCGCCGAGGCGCTGCTGCGCGTACCGGACGCCGAGACCATCGACGCTCTGATCGAAGACAAGATCGCCCCCTCCGACTGGGGCAAGCACATGGGCCGCTCGACCTCGCCGCTGGTCAACGCCTCGACCTGGGCGCTGCTGCTGACCGGCAAGGTGCTCGACCCGAACCAGCGCCCCGGCCCGGTCGGCCACCTCCGCACGGCCATCCGCCGCCTCGGCGAGCCGGTGATCCGCAAGGCCGTCGGCCGCGCGATGAAGGAGATGGGCGCGCAGTTCGTGCTGGGCGAGACCATCGAGGGCGCGATGAAGCGCGGTGCACAGCAGGAGGCCAAGGGCTACACCTACAGCTACGACATGCTGGGCGAGGCGGCCCGCACCGAGCCCGACGCTCTGCGCTACTTCAAGGCCTATGCCGACGCGATCCGCGCCATCGGCAAGGCGGCAAAGACCGAAGACCTGCGCGACAACCCCGGCATCTCGGTCAAGCTCTCGGCGCTCTATGCCCGCTACGAGGAAGGCCAGCACGCCGACGTCATGCAGGTGCTGGTGCCGCGCCTCGTCGAGCTCTGCGAGATGGCCGCCAAGGCGAAGATCGGCCTCAACATCGACGCCGAGGAGGCCGACCGCCTCGCCATCTCGCTCGACGTGATCGAGGCGGCGCTCGCCGCGCCCACGCTCGCCGGCTGGGACGGGTTCGGCGTGGTGGTGCAGGCCTATGGCAAGCGCGCCAGCCAGACGCTCGACTGGCTCTATGCCACCGCGCAGCGGCTCGACCGCAAGATGATGGTGCGCCTCGTGAAGGGCGCCTACTGGGACAGCGAGATCAAGCGCGCGCAGGTCATGGGCCTGAGCGACTTCCCCGTCTTCACCGCCAAGCACAACACCGACATTTCCTACATCGCCAATGCCCGCAAGCTGCTGGGCATGACCGACCGCATCTACCCGCAGTTCGCCGGCCACAACGCGCACACCGTCGCCGCGATCCTCGAGATGGCCGGGACCGACCGCGACAGCTTCGAGTTCCAGCGCCTGCACGGCATGGGCGAGCGCCTGCACGAGATCGTGCACGAGCAGGAAAAGACCCGCTGCCGCATCTACGCGCCGGTCGGCGCGCACCGTGACCTCTTGGCCTACCTCGTCCGCCGCCTGCTGGAGAACGGCGCCAACAGCTCCTTCGTGAACCAGATCGTCGACGAGAGCGTGCCGCCCGAGGCCGTGGCCGCCGACCCGTTCCTCGCCGAGGACAGCCGCGCCCTCGCCCGTGGACCCGAGCTCTTCGCCCCCGAGCGCGCCAACTCCGAAGGCTTCGACCTGACCGACCGCCCGACGCTCGAGCGCATCGAGGAGGCCCGCGCGCCCTTCGAGAGCCATGTCTGGCAGGCCGGCCCGTTGCTCGCCTGCGAGGCGCCCGTCGGCGCGACCGAACAGGTGCTGAACCCCGCCACGCTCGAGCTGACCGGCAAGATCACCTGGGCCAGCGCCGAGACGGTGGCTGCAGCCGCTGCTGCCGCGCGGCCGTGGAGCGCCACGCCGCAAGAGCGCGCCGCGATCCTGAACAAGGCCGCCGATCTCTACGAGGCGAACTTCGGCGAGGTCTTCGCCCTGCTCTCGCGCGAGGCCGGCAAGACCCAGCTCGACGCCGTGGCCGAGCTGCGCGAGGCGGTGGATTTCCTGCGCTACTACGCCGCCCGCACGGATGGCGCCGCGCCGCAGGGCGTCTTCGCCTGCATCAGCCCGTGGAACTTCCCGCTGGCGATCTTCACCGGCCAGCTCTCCGCCGCGCTGGCGGCCGGCAATGCCGTGCTGGCCAAGCCCGCCGAGCAGACCCCGCTCATCGCCTACCGCGCGGTTGAGCTGCTGCTCGAGGCCGGCGTGCCCGCCACCGCGCTGCAGCTGCTGCCGGGTGCCGGTGACGTCGGCGCCGCGCTCACGTCGAACCCGGCGGTCAAGGGTGTCGCCTTCACCGGCTCGACCGAGACCGCGCAGATCATCCACCGCGCGATCGCCGCAAACCTCGAGCCCGGCACGCCCTTCATCGCCGAGACCGGCGGCCTCAACGCGATGATCGTCGACAGCACCGCCCTGCCCGAGCAGGCCGTGCGCGCCATCGTCGAGTCGGCCTTCCAGTCCGCCGGCCAGCGCTGCTCAGCGCTGCGCTGCCTCTACGTGCAGGAGGACATCGCCCCGCATTTCACCGAGATGCTGATGGGCGCGATGGACGTGCTGAAGCCCGGCAACCCGTGGCTGCTCTCGACCGACCTCGGCCCGGTGATCGATGCCGAGGCCAAGGCGGGCATCCTCGCCCATGTCGAGACCGCCCGCGCCGAGGGCCGCCTGCTGAAACAGATCGACGTCCCCGCCGAGGGCCATTTCGTCGCCCCGGCGCTGATCCGGCTCGGCAGCATCACCGAGCTCGAGCGCGAGATCTTCGGCCCGGTCCTGCACGTGGTCACCTTCCGCTCGGACGAGCTCGACGCGGTGATCGACGCGATCAACAGCCGCGGCTACGGCCTCACCTTCGGCCTGCAGACGCGGATCGACGACCGGGTGCAGCACGTGACCGAGCGCGTCCACGCCGGCAACATCTACGTCAACCGCAACCAGATCGGCGCCATCGTCGGCAGCCAGCCCTTCGGCGGCGAGGGGCTCTCGGGCACCGGGCCCAAGGCGGGCGGTCCGCTCTACGTCGACCGCTTCCGCGCCCATCCCGCCCCGCAGGCGGGCTCGGCCTGGGGCACCGACGAGGTTCCGGCCCGCATCGAGCAGGCGCTGAAGACCGCCGGCTGCGCTCCGCAGCCCGAGCGCAAGGACCTGCCCGGCCCGACCGGCGAGGCCAACCAGTACATGACGCTGGCGCGCGAGCCGGTGCTCTGCATGGGCCCGGGACAGGAGGCCGCGCAGGCACAGGCCGAGGCGATCCGCGCGCTTGGCGGCGTGGCGGTCACCGCCCATGGCAAGGTCGCGCCCGACACGCTGACCACGCTCGAGGGCATCTCGGCGGCGCTCTGGTGGGGCGACGCGACGCAGGGCTCAGCCTACCGCCAG
The Salipiger sp. H15 DNA segment above includes these coding regions:
- a CDS encoding acetyl-CoA hydrolase/transferase family protein translates to MNTHARIAFPDLRSKAMSAEDAATLIHDGMTIGMSGFTGSGYPKSVPVALAAQIEAAHAAGDPFRVKVFTGASTGPELDGALAKANGIEFRLPYNSDPIAREQINSGQMNYVDMHLSQVAPVVWEGFLGKLDMAVVEVSGITPEGDLIPSTSIGNNKTWLDQAEKVILEVNHWQSHALDGMHDIYYGTALPPNRVPIPLVRPDDRIGQTHFRIDPSKVVAVVETEAPDRNLPFAEPDAVAQAIAGHLLEFLGHEVARGRLPANLLPLQSGVGNVTNAVLSGLMDSPYHDMTAFTEVVQDGMLDLLDAGKLRMASATAFSLSPAAAERFNRDALRYRDKLILRPQEISNHPELVRRLGCIAMNGLIEADIYGNVNSTHVMGSRIQNGIGGSGDFARNAYLSIFMTPSTAKGGKISAIVPQVAHVDHISQDVQVIVTEHGLADLRGLAPRQRAGVIIENCAHPDFKPMLRDYYARALQGSFGKHAPTLLDESLSWHQRYVETGSMK
- the fabB gene encoding beta-ketoacyl-ACP synthase I, translated to MRRVVVTGLGIVSSIGTNAEEVLASLKAGRSGITANEQMKEHGFRSQVAGAIDLDVTQHVDKRTLRFMGPGAAYAHIAMSQAIADAGLEESDVVNPRTGLVAGSGGPSTSALLAAHQTVLSSGATKRVGPFAVPKAMCSTISANLSTAFKIKGINYSITSACSTSLHCIGNAAEQIMMGKQDVMFAGGGEELDWTLSCLFDAMGAMSSKYNDTPTKASRAFDAGRDGFVISAGGGIVVLEELEHAKARGAKIYAEVTGYAATSDGHDMVAPSGEGGERAMRLALSTLPEHRKVGYINAHGTSTPVGDVGEIEAVRRVFGAGSTPLVSSTKSMTGHSQGATGAQEAIYCLLMLQNDFIAPSINVETLDPALKPEEIATSLIENAGLDTVMTNSFGFGGTNGSMLLSKYQE
- a CDS encoding Lrp/AsnC ligand binding domain-containing protein; protein product: MQNVTDDFDRFDRAILTTLAEEGRLSITELAKRIGLSKSPTQARLRRLEDLGVIRGYRAILDPIQLGLDHVAFVEVRMSDTRESSLDAFNKAVTAIPEIEQVHLIAGSFDYLLKVRTADMRSYRRVLAEKLSTLPHVSTTSTYVAMQAVKEDGLAEITD
- the putA gene encoding bifunctional proline dehydrogenase/L-glutamate gamma-semialdehyde dehydrogenase PutA: MPYDTLSDLRAEMDAATYADEAGTIARLRALADLSDAERAGINAKGAELVRAIRASAKPGLMEVFLAEYGLSTDEGIALMCLAEALLRVPDAETIDALIEDKIAPSDWGKHMGRSTSPLVNASTWALLLTGKVLDPNQRPGPVGHLRTAIRRLGEPVIRKAVGRAMKEMGAQFVLGETIEGAMKRGAQQEAKGYTYSYDMLGEAARTEPDALRYFKAYADAIRAIGKAAKTEDLRDNPGISVKLSALYARYEEGQHADVMQVLVPRLVELCEMAAKAKIGLNIDAEEADRLAISLDVIEAALAAPTLAGWDGFGVVVQAYGKRASQTLDWLYATAQRLDRKMMVRLVKGAYWDSEIKRAQVMGLSDFPVFTAKHNTDISYIANARKLLGMTDRIYPQFAGHNAHTVAAILEMAGTDRDSFEFQRLHGMGERLHEIVHEQEKTRCRIYAPVGAHRDLLAYLVRRLLENGANSSFVNQIVDESVPPEAVAADPFLAEDSRALARGPELFAPERANSEGFDLTDRPTLERIEEARAPFESHVWQAGPLLACEAPVGATEQVLNPATLELTGKITWASAETVAAAAAAARPWSATPQERAAILNKAADLYEANFGEVFALLSREAGKTQLDAVAELREAVDFLRYYAARTDGAAPQGVFACISPWNFPLAIFTGQLSAALAAGNAVLAKPAEQTPLIAYRAVELLLEAGVPATALQLLPGAGDVGAALTSNPAVKGVAFTGSTETAQIIHRAIAANLEPGTPFIAETGGLNAMIVDSTALPEQAVRAIVESAFQSAGQRCSALRCLYVQEDIAPHFTEMLMGAMDVLKPGNPWLLSTDLGPVIDAEAKAGILAHVETARAEGRLLKQIDVPAEGHFVAPALIRLGSITELEREIFGPVLHVVTFRSDELDAVIDAINSRGYGLTFGLQTRIDDRVQHVTERVHAGNIYVNRNQIGAIVGSQPFGGEGLSGTGPKAGGPLYVDRFRAHPAPQAGSAWGTDEVPARIEQALKTAGCAPQPERKDLPGPTGEANQYMTLAREPVLCMGPGQEAAQAQAEAIRALGGVAVTAHGKVAPDTLTTLEGISAALWWGDATQGSAYRQALARRDGPILTLITGAPDKGHARAERHVCIDTTASGGNAALLGGNM
- a CDS encoding isochorismatase family protein, producing MDMLTRYAALGFGAGTIGFGRRCGIVVVDFQRSLTDPSFPMGGGARIDAAVEATTRLLAPARAAGLPVASCVTGYSSARDALRWKITDVENWILGTPGCELDPRISDPGYDTHVIKRAPSIFFQTGVSSFFTQEGVDTVIVTGCATSGCIRASVIDAFSHGFRVILPEECCGDHDAQTHAANLGDMGRRYADVLPLAEVLAHLEALPQATVPA
- a CDS encoding biotin/lipoyl-binding protein, coding for MLEAILCSLVSLLPDYLYRRYGQGKRFGHELTLFSVWYELRWGLTVWIFLTVSLITVLFYYHPASISVSSYFRTVTILPQVSGRVSEIYVKNNQEVAAGDPLVRLDGLSQEAQVDAALALVTETEASVKLAQTDLARADAGIAQARAALAQAQDELSRNETLRDQGSSAVRLAEIQRFENIVDQRKAQLRAAELEKEAAQQQIDDVLPAKLESARAQLALARAEFDKTLISAGVNGRIEQLALQVGDFISPLARPAGIFVPTGAGSERFQAGFNQIAAQVIHPGMVGEMGCMSKPLDIIPMLVTEVQDVIPSGQLRPSDRLVDPQDDVRPGSILVYLEPLYTGQPTNVPPGSSCIVMLYTDNHLRLEHEEMGTLKRVFLHVVDTIGVVHAAGLRLRMLFMPVQTLVFSGGH
- a CDS encoding enoyl-ACP reductase — encoded protein: MGELLKGKRGLIMGVANDRSIAWGIAKALHEAGAELAFTYQGEAFGKRLQPLAQSIGADFMVDVDVTDDASLDAAFEQLGARWPTIDFVVHAIAFSDKSELTGRFLNTSRANFKNSMDISCYSFIEVARRAYPLMSENGGTLLTLTYDGSVKVVPNYNVMGVAKAALESATRYLANDLGPDGIRVNAISPGPMKTLAGAAIGGARKTYKFTEQNTPLRSNATLEAVGGTAVYLVSDAGACTTGEILHVDGGFHILGMPQAEFI
- a CDS encoding META domain-containing protein, producing the protein MVLRWILGALVVASGPAGAEELPVYVDLGCEDAELALTLQGDSGTLHFSGAEMPMARARTASGVKFDSVDDPETHVWTRGDEAMVRIAGQDFSNCRVDRVTQVTEVRWTLASVDGHALEGSAPELSFGEDGSVAGRIACGTLEGSWEFEEGLLHIAAEPAASETCAPGDGAQDKALLAALGAVTGLGFSPDGALELRAGDVTRISATQ